DNA from Plasmodium yoelii strain 17X genome assembly, chromosome: 13:
ATTTCGATAAAATAAGTGCTGGATGTGTATATTTGTTGGATGAATTCATTAAGGAATGTGGTGTGGATCCCTCTCTTGCAAAAAATAacatcaatattgttgattacattttgatatggttaagttatatgatAAACCTGAAATATAGTGAAGAAGAAAACATTATAACGTGTTTTTATAGTGCATACATACATGAGTGTGATAAgtataaaaagaaaatagataaattaaCTGATTATAAGGATTATAAGGatattatagataaaaaatgGTATTTGTTGAATATGGATAGTAATAATGcatctaaattttataaagcatttaaattattatgtgaaatgtatactgattttgatgaaaaaaagaaagattGCACAAACTATTCGGAAAAAGCTAATGAATTTGTTAAACAATATGAAGAACTTTACGAGGAATATAATAGCACTAATGACAGTTCATATAAACAAGTATTGTGCACTTTATCAAccgattatgataatttaataaagaaATGTAATGATACTCAGTGTTGCAAATCTTCATCCCTTCCAACGATAGAAACAGAAAAAATTCctggttcagggtttagggttcagggttcagggtttagggttcagggtttagggttcagggttcagggttcagggtttagggtttagggttcagggttcagggtttagggttcagggtttagggttcagggtttagggttcagggttagggttcagggtttagggttcagggttcagggttcagggttcagggttcagggtt
Protein-coding regions in this window:
- a CDS encoding PIR protein, which codes for MNKTMCKKFQDVRNAISDELGDNKTYQFKDNIFLNNYCDNVDFSSSFCNNNFQSDFDKISAGCVYLLDEFIKECGVDPSLAKNNINIVDYILIWLSYMINLKYSEEENIITCFYSAYIHECDKYKKKIDKLTDYKDYKDIIDKKWYLLNMDSNNASKFYKAFKLLCEMYTDFDEKKKDCTNYSEKANEFVKQYEELYEEYNSTNDSSYKQVLCTLSTDYDNLIKKCNDTQCCKSSSLPTIETEKIPGSGFRVQGSGFRVQGLGFRVQGSGFRV